In Lolium rigidum isolate FL_2022 chromosome 7, APGP_CSIRO_Lrig_0.1, whole genome shotgun sequence, the DNA window AATATCAATACATATGTCACATAACTCAACCATTTCAACGATACATAACTCCAACATCCATCCATACATATGTCAAACATGTCATCGGTACATAACTCCAACATCCATCCATACATATGTCAAACATGTCATCCATAACTTAAACATCCACGCATGTAACATAGGTCTAACATCCTGGATCACCGGTCATAGACAACATGCCATGAACTAAGCAACATCCATACATAATCAAGAGATAGTATCAACAGGTCATCCTGGATCACCTTCGAGAGCATCATCACTACAAAATGGAAGACAACACCAATTAAGCATGGATATTTGTGCAAATAAAAGTCCGTGAATGAAGAAATGATCAAAGTCATCCGTGGATAGTTTGGTAGGGAACTCACCAGCTGCGGCGAGTGTTGGCGGGACTCACGGCTCTCGCGACGGGGAGAGACGCCGGCGGAGTGACCAGGACTCGGACCACCAAAGTGAAGCGGAGTCCTCTCGGCGGGCGAAGCATATGGCGAGGAGGCAGCAGCACGACCAAAGGGATTGTTCGAGTGAGTCGAGGATCCCTACATAGCACGAGCAAAATATGGCTAAGTGTAAATATCAATGTGCAAGGCAACGGTAAGTAGTAGCTTAGTAGTATGGCAAAGCACTAACCGGAGTCCCGCCGTGGAACTGTGCGAGGAATTCCGCCTTCGTGGGCATCTTTGGCAACGGTGGTATCACTGGAGGTTCCACATACTGTGGCGGCGGACCACCAGCTGCCAGAGCCGCGAAAAGCGCCTGCAAGGTAGTTTAAATGTCAGGCGTGGAGAAAGTTAGAAAATAGTACAAGTGGCTATGATGGGTAACAGTTAACCTTGGTTTGTTCTTGCATGTGTTCTCTTGAGGCAGAATTCGCCACTTCGTATTCATGCATCTTATGTTGAAACTCTTCCTGAAGCTGCTCATAGGCTTCCATCATGCGGGCCTACAATTTGACATAATGAGCCCCGCCAACATGGAGATGC includes these proteins:
- the LOC124669641 gene encoding uncharacterized protein LOC124669641 is translated as MAVMISGHGKPHGRTSILNEVHKPTITLPRIRNMTSSSGVCMPPRPRRSTQTSDDARMMEAYEQLQEEFQHKMHEYEVANSASREHMQEQTKALFAALAAGGPPPQYVEPPVIPPLPKMPTKAEFLAQFHGGTPGSSTHSNNPFGRAAASSPYASPAERTPLHFGGPSPGHSAGVSPRRESRESRQHSPQL